In Eriocheir sinensis breed Jianghai 21 chromosome 30, ASM2467909v1, whole genome shotgun sequence, the following are encoded in one genomic region:
- the LOC127005599 gene encoding uncharacterized protein LOC127005599, which produces MLAAAQGWDEAEKALQLATALRGPAVEVLGHLPPAQRASYGSMAEALRRRFGHHLQAEVYRARLKKRTRERGETLSQLAQDVEALVRRSYPAAPEEMIVVLARDFFVDALHDQQLQIYVKQAHPGDLQVALARALEFEAFLKTTSGLGAAPQPRRDLRGRMAKVKKKAASRKASQEGFHGSCWGCGEKGHRRSRCPRERRTRSLDRLSSDAFQPFCKNCGQSAHRSSACPEP; this is translated from the coding sequence ATgctagctgctgcccagggctgggacgaggctgagaaggcgctgcagttgGCAACAGCGCTTCGGGGCCCGGCTGTGGAAGTGCTGGGGCACCTGCCGCCGGCCCAACGAGCCTCTTACGGGAGCATGGCGGAGGCCCTGCGGCGACGTTTCGGGCACCACCTTCAGGCCGAGGTGTACCGAGCTCGCCTGAAGAAGCGGACTCGGGAACGTGGCGAGACACTGTCGCAGCTGGCGCAGGACGTGGAAGCGCTGGTCAGAAGGTCGTATCCTGCTGCCCCGGAAGAGATGATCGTGGTGCTGGCCCGCGATTTCTTTGTTGACGCTCTGCACGACCAGCAGCTGCAGATTTACGTTAAGCAGGCGCACCCTGGGGACCTGCAGGTGGCGCTGGCGAGGGCCTTGGAATTCGAGGCCTTCCTGAAGACGACCAGCGGCCTAGGGGCGGCCCCCCAGCCCCGccgtgacctccggggccggatggcgaaagtgaagaagaaggcagcgtcgaggaaggcgagccAGGAGGGCTTCCATGGTTCGTGTTGGGGCTGTGGCGAGAAAGGCCACAGACGCAGTCGGTGTCcgagggagcgaaggacgcgttctcTCGACCGGCTGAGTTCTGACGCCTTCCAGCCTTTCTGCAAGAACTGTGGCCAGTCTGCACACCGCTCGAGTGCCTGCCCCGAGCCTTAG